In Phyllopteryx taeniolatus isolate TA_2022b chromosome 22, UOR_Ptae_1.2, whole genome shotgun sequence, the DNA window TTATTGTGAAGCCACATCCTttggcatgtttttttctgtggactCTACCCTCAGCTTTTCGCTGAAAATTGCACCTATTTGTGCGTTTTGATTTTTGGTTAAGAGCATTTTCTTTCTCTCACCCCCAAGAGATTCACCTCCCGTTTTATTCCAATTTCTATTCCGCAATCAGATATTTCCTCACTCTTTCCGCATTGTCCAGAAGGTTGTTCAGTGCCGGATTCTCTGGAGTGGGATAGgctcaaaaaaaaagagacttgcAAATAAATCCTGTGCAATATGCGGGCAGAGCAgatgtgctctctctctctctctctctctctctgagtgACTTTGCCCAAGGACGCCAGTGAGTTTATTGTCTGCGATCAACACGGAGATGGGCGGTCGGGAGTATTTGCAGCTGCTGCTTTTGCATTCCGGCGTGCGGCTCCCCCATTCGGGGTTCATCTGGGACACATGATGGGCTTGGCTAAGGACCAACTATACTTATACCAAACAAAACGAGTCGAGCACCTGTAACGCTGGACATCATCATGGATATCATAGCGGTCCCCACATAGCGTCCAATTATGCTCCTTAGTCGTGACCTTTTGAcgcttaatccatccatccgttgaaatcaataaatgtataaatactAGCATTTCATTGTACTTTCCTGTTAGTCGGGGCTTTGGTGTCATCTCGTGGCATCTTTTAGGACGTTACACAAGGAGCACAGAATTATGCTCATTAGCGAGTGGTTACGAAAATGGATGTCGGCATGGGTTTCAGGACCTTTTTAAATTACACCGGATTGAAATCTCGTCCATGGTTCCTTTTGGTCCTAACACACAATGGCCCTCCAAAAGTTCCCAGAGGACAAGGGCATGACAAACACTTAATGAAAGTCGTTTGAATCCCGCCATCCAAAGCCCGAGACGCCGCCTTATCTTCAAAAGCTATAGGATCCCTTTTTAGTGGCAAgatgaggacttttttttttggatccttttattgcttttttgcCTGGATGCAAAGTCATCACGGCCGCGGGATGGTGGGTTTCATGTGTTTAGCCCGGGAGATGACAGCCGCGCGGCTCATTACACTCTTCAAGCGTCCTGTTTAAGCACCTGATTTAAATTTCACATTCAAAGTGCGTTACAAGTTAAACGCAATTTCAGCACGGGCTTATGATGAATTCAAAGGGTCACTCTGATGTTGTTCTCCGTGCCGGGGAAATGTGACGGCTGTGCTgggattttaattttaatgttttgaaatattgctttttttttttattggtgcaGGATTCcgaagaaaaaagaagacactAGTGATCAACATGTCAGCTTGCATTTGAGACAAGAATGGAACAACATCGTACTTGTCACTAACATGTtgctgttgttggttttttgcaCGCTCGACTTTTCCAGCGCTCCAACATTAGCGTTACGCACAAAAGTGAAGGGATGCAGCCTTGATTTATCAtcgtatttatttatacatatatttgtgGGGGTTCATCTGTGATACATttctatgaagaaaaaaaacgttttaatatTGAATAAACATGttctcatttaaatgtttttttatttatttaattttttttattgtttgtcccATCcagtattatgattattattagtagtagttttattttttcattttatttttatttttaaaatgacttaaaTTTCACCTTATTGCTGGGAAAAGTTCCAGGAACTAAAGGGCATGCGTAAAGCAAAATTTGTTAGTACATCAACTAtttaataatcaataataacaataataatagtaaaaaaatatattcttctTCCCATTGTAAGGATAATAATCTCCCCCTCCGTAGTGGTCTTGACAGGACACATTATTTATTGGCCATGTCAAGTTTTGCTGACAGAACCTCACACAACAGTTACGATTCACCAGGCGTGAATGTTTGCCCCCCCCCACGATGGCACGCAACCCATGGCTGGCACTcaattcatttgttcatttttttgtgtgatgtttGCAGGATGCACAGGCAGAAGCAGTGGAGTGCGCGAGCCGCCGTCATGGCCCTGATGGTGCTCACCGCCATGGCGGCCGAAGGAGGCAAATCGGACAAACAAGGTGCCAAATCCCAAAAACCACAGTGATTGACGATTTTTAagccgttgttttttttttttgaataagatTTTACAGTGTAAAATTTCTGTTAGCCCGTGGTGTTTTTGACCCACTGCGGGTGGGCCTGAAACGAATGCCCGGCGATAAACTGCTTTTCACTGTCCATTGGAAAATAATGAAAGTGTGAACATTGAAGTTTTGGGGCGACTCCCGGCAGGCAAGAAGGAGCGCAAGTCGGACTGCGGCGAGTGGCAGTGGAGCGTTTGCGTGGCCAACGAGGGCGACTGCGGCCTGGGAACCCGCGAGGGGACGCGCACCGGCACCGACTGCAAGCAGACCATCAAGACGCAACGCTGCAAGATCCCCTGCAACTGGAAGAAGAAGTTCGGAGGTGAGCCCTGCTCTGTATTTGATATAACAAATGAAGATTCTTACTTTTTTCAATTGAAAGATGTGTTCCGGCCACCGTTTAGCACGATGCTCCAAGAAAAAGTCCCACTTTTTGCCTCTGCATTGCGCTTGTTCAGTTTTCCGCGTGGGTTCCCGCTTCGCACCAGTGACCATGGCCCCGCCCCACGGGGCCCCTGCCCGCTGCTGCTGTCAAGCCCTCCTCCGGTTCGGCTGATTTTCATAGCCTCAGTcgctcacattttaaaacacttgTTCTTCACCGCCAACAATTCCCTATAGGCAGCCAGTCACGCAGGGGGATCCCGTCTGCTCCGTCatgaagcaatctggaagactctctTAGTCCCAAAGTCCCTGACAGGATCACACTCGCAGGGATCAGGACACTTTAAAGGACTTTCTGGGACGATGCGTGTCTGATAATGATGAAATGATACCATTCGCACGTTACAgtcactccaattacgataccATATGATAATGCGCAATTACGATCTAATACGATACGATGAGACAATGCGACTCACGCTGGCTACAATGAGATACGAATCTTCAATTACATTGTGACATGATATCGTCCATTTGTGATACGATGCAACGCAGTGTGATAGAACGTGAGTCACTCCTGTGACGATATGATTCGCTAAGATTACGATGCGGTACAATTCACAGCGATTACGCTACAATACGATTCGACTCGCCTCAATTATGATCTGATCCGATTCATTTCGGCGACGACGTGATCCGATTCGATACTAGGTGATACAATCGGCAATATGATGCATCGACGccaacctattttttttttctctctctcccattCTTTAGTAGCTCCACGAGGTCACCGAAATATTATGAACAGCTGTCAGCATGATGTCATGTTCTTTTCATTGTACCTAATCTTGCGTCCGGTGAGTGCATGGGGCACATTAAGCCAGGCCAGAGGCTTCCTGCCAGACTCCCAGGATGCCTCCTCCAGACACTGAAGGCTTTTTAAAGTGTGCTCAGGACGTCCCCGTGGGCTCCTTGCAACAATCGCCCAATACCTCCCCCAACCGCCatcacctcctcctcccccttgATGAGCACCCTGGGAATTCAGCGCCGATGACAAGAGAGTCTTTCATAAGTGTTGCCCCCTTCCTCCCTCGTCCCTCCGGTTTACCAAATGACACCAAGAGATATGAACGTGCATGTACGATGTACGGCGGGCATTTCCTGGGGTAAATTGCATGTGCGGCAGGGCTGAATGGGAGGTGTCTTACGTCTTATAT includes these proteins:
- the ptn gene encoding pleiotrophin isoform X1; translation: MGGRQIPPVQANRMHRQKQWSARAAVMALMVLTAMAAEGGKSDKQGKKERKSDCGEWQWSVCVANEGDCGLGTREGTRTGTDCKQTIKTQRCKIPCNWKKKFGGECKYDFQAWGECDMTTGKKNRTGVLKRALMDATCAPTVTASKPCGKIPKAKLQDAKKQKKEGKKRERGQMD
- the ptn gene encoding pleiotrophin isoform X2, yielding MHRQKQWSARAAVMALMVLTAMAAEGGKSDKQGKKERKSDCGEWQWSVCVANEGDCGLGTREGTRTGTDCKQTIKTQRCKIPCNWKKKFGGECKYDFQAWGECDMTTGKKNRTGVLKRALMDATCAPTVTASKPCGKIPKAKLQDAKKQKKEGKKRERGQMD